One Pseudomonadales bacterium genomic region harbors:
- a CDS encoding CBS domain-containing protein yields the protein MIVRNWMKPNPITVVSDTLVSEAKRLLAENNLHVLPVLDHKKLRGLITRADCLRAAHFVSNTQSPDEFAFFTERLKVKDIMVRNPATIDVSDTMEHCLEKGKQLGVAQFPVMENGAVVGIISANEIFAMAANFLGAWENRSGVTLAPIPLEPGVIAAISETVAATGADVQAIYPIGKAEPPDYKVSNEKKIIVRFLGVDPDTVAQALKKAGYKVVETVAGSADQAA from the coding sequence ATGATTGTAAGAAATTGGATGAAACCTAACCCCATCACGGTCGTGAGCGACACGCTGGTGTCAGAGGCGAAACGCTTACTTGCAGAAAATAACCTACATGTATTGCCGGTACTGGACCATAAAAAACTTCGAGGCTTGATTACTCGGGCAGATTGTTTGCGCGCCGCGCATTTCGTGAGTAATACGCAAAGCCCCGATGAGTTTGCATTTTTCACTGAACGCCTAAAAGTGAAGGACATCATGGTGCGCAATCCCGCCACTATCGACGTAAGCGACACCATGGAGCACTGCCTGGAAAAAGGCAAACAGCTGGGTGTTGCCCAATTTCCAGTAATGGAAAATGGTGCGGTAGTGGGCATTATTTCGGCCAATGAAATTTTTGCCATGGCAGCTAATTTTCTCGGTGCCTGGGAAAATCGTAGTGGCGTAACCTTGGCGCCTATTCCGCTCGAACCTGGTGTGATCGCGGCAATATCAGAAACTGTAGCGGCTACCGGTGCTGATGTGCAGGCGATTTACCCCATAGGTAAAGCTGAACCACCGGACTACAAAGTCAGTAACGAGAAAAAGATCATCGTCAGATTTTTAGGTGTGGATCCCGACACGGTGGCGCAGGCGCTTAAAAAAGCGGGCTATAAGGTGGTTGAAACGGTAGCTGGGTCAGCTGACCAGGCTGCTTAG
- a CDS encoding phenylphosphate synthase subunit beta yields MSVDKPWVSWFDDCRREMVEQVGGKCSSLGELINAGIRVPPGFAITVAGYEHFMAQNNILDEIDVMLKGVDPQDIATLEKLSLKIRNKIEQMPIDTEFEDQIAEFYRKLSVRSCMPAVAVAVRSSATAEDLPGASFAGQQDTFLWVRGIDEVLAHVRRCISSLFTGRAIAYRIDMGFDHRQVGISVGIQKMANSFAAGVMFTLNPSNGDRSSIVVDSNFGFGESVVSGEVTPDQFRINKVSLEVLNRTISDKEICYTVDPKTQVSIKTEVPEERRKVQSVTDKELVELAKMGKLIEQHYGCPMDIEWAVDKDMPEGGNIFILQARPETVWSNKAAEVVSTAKGSSAMDHILSSMMAGKKVK; encoded by the coding sequence ATGAGTGTCGATAAGCCTTGGGTCAGTTGGTTTGATGACTGTAGAAGAGAAATGGTTGAGCAGGTTGGCGGCAAGTGTTCGTCCCTTGGTGAGCTGATCAACGCGGGAATTCGAGTACCGCCAGGTTTTGCCATTACGGTAGCAGGGTATGAGCACTTTATGGCGCAGAACAATATCTTGGATGAAATTGATGTGATGCTCAAAGGCGTCGATCCACAAGATATTGCAACCTTGGAAAAACTCAGCCTCAAAATCCGTAACAAGATTGAACAAATGCCGATTGATACAGAGTTCGAAGATCAGATTGCTGAGTTTTACCGTAAGCTATCAGTGCGCTCCTGTATGCCAGCCGTAGCCGTCGCGGTACGTTCCAGCGCCACTGCAGAGGATTTGCCCGGCGCCAGTTTTGCCGGTCAGCAGGATACCTTCCTTTGGGTGCGTGGTATCGATGAGGTGTTAGCTCACGTCAGACGCTGTATTTCCAGCCTGTTTACCGGTCGCGCCATCGCGTACCGCATTGATATGGGTTTCGATCATCGCCAGGTTGGTATCAGCGTCGGAATCCAGAAGATGGCTAACTCCTTTGCTGCTGGCGTGATGTTTACCCTGAACCCAAGCAACGGTGATCGTTCTTCTATCGTTGTTGATTCCAACTTTGGTTTCGGTGAGTCGGTAGTTTCTGGCGAGGTAACGCCGGATCAATTTCGCATCAATAAAGTTTCCCTGGAAGTACTTAATCGCACCATATCAGACAAAGAGATTTGCTATACCGTTGATCCGAAGACACAGGTTTCGATAAAGACCGAAGTACCGGAAGAGCGCCGTAAGGTGCAATCAGTGACTGACAAGGAATTGGTTGAACTGGCGAAAATGGGTAAGCTCATTGAGCAGCACTATGGCTGTCCCATGGATATCGAGTGGGCGGTCGACAAGGACATGCCGGAGGGTGGCAATATTTTCATTTTACAGGCGCGTCCTGAAACAGTCTGGAGTAATAAAGCAGCGGAAGTGGTTTCGACTGCGAAGGGATCCTCAGCAATGGATCATATTTTAAGCAGCATGATGGCGGGTAAGAAAGTCAAGTGA
- a CDS encoding PEP-utilizing enzyme, mobile region has translation MTCSKGQYAKPHEIETIPGTEGWERMYPYQYQFVTDDPERQKYEEESFWFYDGLHYPEPVYPFDMIWDEAWYLALSQFNTRIFSVPPVFGVDHRIINGYPYISPVAVKDPAVVEERIAHFMERAGYYYENWDELEAKWEGKMRETIDKLEKLEITPLPELEDILVVKDGLGESKGYHLLKSYDQLIDLGIRCWQYHFEFLNLGYAAYVTFLDFCQRLFPDIPAQRVTQMISGIDVIMYQPDEELKKLARRAVELGVQATLRTSTEFSVVEKALQETAPGREWLIAFEEARYPWFNVSTGTGWYHHDKSWNDDLNIPLSSITMYADKAEKGECLDRPTKAIQEERDQITAEYRALIATDQDRAAFDQLLQTAKTVFPYVENHMFYVEHWFHSVFWNKVREVGVIMKDHGLIHDVEDIWYLKRGEIKDALWDMVTAWATGVKPRGAVTWPKEIEWRKGVMDKFREWRPEAAVGTVPEVIQEPFTVVLWGVTSESLQSWSEIQDTDDLDSVTCFNGFAGSPGTVEGIARVCRTVDEIAGLKEGEILVSPTTSPSWAPVFSKIKGCVTDVGGVMSHAAIVCREYGMPAVVGTGLATKIVKSGQMIRVNGSTGEINII, from the coding sequence ATGACATGCTCCAAAGGTCAATACGCGAAGCCGCACGAGATTGAAACCATTCCTGGTACCGAGGGGTGGGAACGCATGTATCCGTACCAATACCAGTTTGTGACCGACGATCCTGAGCGCCAGAAATATGAGGAAGAATCCTTTTGGTTCTATGATGGACTGCATTATCCGGAGCCGGTCTATCCCTTCGATATGATCTGGGACGAGGCGTGGTATTTGGCGCTGTCACAATTCAACACCCGCATTTTTTCGGTGCCGCCAGTTTTTGGTGTGGATCACCGTATCATTAATGGCTATCCCTATATCTCTCCAGTTGCGGTCAAAGATCCTGCCGTAGTTGAAGAACGCATTGCTCATTTCATGGAACGTGCTGGTTATTACTATGAAAACTGGGATGAGTTGGAAGCCAAATGGGAAGGCAAAATGCGGGAAACTATTGATAAGTTGGAAAAACTTGAGATCACCCCGTTGCCGGAATTGGAAGATATCCTGGTAGTAAAAGATGGTCTGGGAGAATCCAAAGGTTACCATTTGCTGAAGTCTTACGATCAGCTGATCGACCTGGGCATTCGATGCTGGCAGTACCATTTTGAATTTCTCAACCTTGGTTATGCTGCTTATGTCACCTTTTTGGATTTTTGCCAGCGACTGTTTCCAGATATTCCGGCGCAGCGAGTTACTCAGATGATTTCGGGTATCGACGTCATCATGTATCAGCCGGACGAAGAACTTAAAAAGCTAGCGCGGCGAGCAGTGGAGTTGGGTGTGCAAGCGACACTGCGAACCAGCACTGAATTTAGTGTTGTCGAAAAAGCCCTGCAAGAAACCGCACCGGGTAGAGAATGGCTGATTGCCTTTGAAGAAGCGCGTTATCCCTGGTTTAACGTTTCCACCGGTACGGGATGGTATCACCATGACAAATCTTGGAATGATGATCTTAATATTCCGCTTTCATCAATCACCATGTACGCCGACAAGGCGGAAAAGGGCGAGTGTCTGGATCGACCGACTAAGGCGATTCAAGAGGAGCGCGATCAAATTACCGCTGAATATCGGGCATTGATAGCAACCGATCAGGATCGAGCGGCCTTCGATCAGCTTTTGCAGACGGCAAAAACAGTATTCCCTTACGTCGAAAATCACATGTTCTATGTTGAGCACTGGTTCCATTCGGTGTTTTGGAACAAGGTGCGTGAAGTGGGGGTGATCATGAAGGATCACGGACTGATTCATGATGTGGAAGATATCTGGTATCTCAAGCGTGGCGAAATTAAAGATGCGTTGTGGGATATGGTTACCGCTTGGGCTACTGGGGTGAAGCCGCGTGGTGCTGTAACTTGGCCAAAGGAGATCGAGTGGCGTAAAGGGGTGATGGATAAGTTCCGGGAATGGCGTCCGGAAGCAGCAGTCGGCACCGTCCCCGAAGTTATTCAAGAGCCCTTTACTGTGGTGCTTTGGGGCGTTACCAGCGAGTCGCTGCAATCCTGGTCAGAAATTCAGGATACCGATGATCTCGACAGTGTGACCTGCTTTAACGGTTTTGCCGGCAGCCCCGGTACTGTTGAAGGTATCGCCAGAGTTTGCCGCACGGTTGATGAAATTGCGGGGCTAAAAGAGGGAGAAATTCTCGTGTCTCCGACCACCTCACCATCCTGGGCGCCAGTATTTAGCAAAATTAAAGGTTGTGTGACCGATGTTGGCGGCGTCATGAGTCATGCAGCGATTGTTTGTCGTGAATACGGTATGCCGGCAGTAGTTGGAACCGGGCTTGCCACCAAGATTGTTAAAAGCGGTCAGATGATTCGCGTCAATGGTTCGACTGGCGAGATCAATATTATCTAA
- a CDS encoding sigma-54-dependent Fis family transcriptional regulator: MPNSSKSPPFTTDIQKFRLRSPGHGPHDGDDRGGFDDLTSALRFSPKEGRIWLDSDRVALIHMSSLGFLREQAIKKLGLEEARAVLTRMGYSAGIKDAVIARKLRTRDSILDAFLVGPQLHSLHGLLLAEPVRAEGDTETGQFYGEFIWHHCFDAVNHLEAFGKTDFPVCWMQLGYAIGYTSAFMGRPVIYKEVECLAKGDPHCRIVGKPLDEWDAEEIKDEKSALQPQMVMSRSSSNQTQSKLMAGSAKTDKDKSSPLDNLLGTSPGFITTCHLIQKVADTSATVLLLGATGVGKGKFARALHEISNRADQPFIALNCAAIPENLIESELFGVEKGAFTGATESRPGRFERAHNGTLFLDEVGTLSLSAQIKLLRALQEREIERVGDTSTRKVDVRIIAATNMDLHAAVQEGVFREDLLFRLNVFPIHIPPLKDRREDIPILMDHFLKLFSTRHAKHITGFSNLAVDALYLHDYPGNIRELENLIERAVILAQDNQPIDLSHLFLSEEAIDSMLLKLDPTGAIKSKQDTVQEKSLLNEVLSQQIPIDDIEYGLITEAIKRANGNLSEAARMLGVKRAYVSYRIKNRHQDHSCC, from the coding sequence ATGCCTAACTCAAGTAAGTCACCACCCTTTACCACCGATATCCAGAAATTCAGGCTCCGTTCTCCTGGACATGGTCCTCACGATGGCGATGATCGCGGCGGTTTTGACGACCTCACCAGCGCACTGCGCTTCTCCCCTAAAGAGGGTCGTATTTGGCTTGATAGTGACAGAGTCGCACTCATTCATATGTCCAGCCTCGGCTTTTTACGTGAACAAGCGATCAAAAAGCTTGGCTTAGAGGAAGCACGGGCAGTGCTCACTCGGATGGGTTATTCTGCAGGAATTAAGGATGCCGTCATCGCCCGTAAGCTGCGCACCCGCGATTCAATATTGGATGCCTTTCTTGTCGGGCCACAATTACATTCACTACACGGGTTATTACTTGCTGAACCTGTGCGGGCAGAAGGCGACACTGAAACCGGGCAATTCTACGGTGAATTTATTTGGCATCACTGCTTCGACGCCGTCAACCATCTGGAAGCCTTCGGCAAAACCGATTTTCCGGTATGCTGGATGCAGCTCGGTTACGCTATCGGCTATACCAGTGCCTTTATGGGGCGCCCGGTTATTTATAAAGAGGTCGAGTGTCTTGCCAAGGGAGACCCACATTGTCGGATTGTCGGAAAACCGCTTGATGAATGGGATGCTGAAGAAATCAAAGATGAGAAAAGCGCACTACAGCCACAAATGGTGATGAGTCGATCCTCATCAAATCAAACACAGAGCAAACTGATGGCGGGCTCTGCCAAGACGGACAAAGACAAATCTTCTCCTTTGGATAATCTGCTTGGTACCTCACCCGGTTTTATCACCACCTGCCACCTAATCCAAAAAGTAGCTGACACTTCGGCAACCGTACTACTGCTTGGCGCTACGGGTGTAGGGAAAGGTAAATTTGCCCGCGCTTTACATGAAATCAGCAATCGTGCTGATCAACCCTTTATCGCCCTTAACTGCGCGGCAATTCCTGAAAACCTGATCGAATCGGAATTGTTCGGCGTTGAAAAAGGCGCTTTTACTGGCGCCACCGAATCACGCCCCGGTCGTTTTGAGCGCGCCCATAACGGCACACTATTTTTGGACGAAGTTGGCACACTTTCTCTGTCAGCACAAATCAAGCTATTACGCGCACTGCAGGAAAGGGAAATTGAACGGGTGGGCGATACCTCAACCCGTAAAGTTGATGTCAGAATTATTGCGGCTACCAATATGGATCTCCACGCAGCGGTGCAAGAGGGTGTTTTCCGTGAAGATCTTTTGTTCCGTCTCAATGTATTCCCTATCCATATTCCCCCATTAAAAGATCGTCGCGAAGATATCCCGATCTTGATGGATCACTTCCTGAAACTCTTTTCCACACGCCACGCTAAGCATATCACCGGATTTTCAAATCTGGCGGTTGATGCCCTTTACCTGCATGACTATCCTGGCAATATTCGTGAGCTGGAAAACCTGATTGAACGTGCCGTGATTCTGGCGCAGGACAACCAGCCCATCGATCTGAGCCATTTATTTTTATCGGAAGAAGCGATTGATTCGATGCTGCTCAAACTGGATCCCACCGGCGCGATCAAGAGCAAACAGGATACCGTGCAGGAAAAATCATTACTGAACGAAGTGCTCTCTCAGCAAATTCCCATTGATGATATTGAATACGGGCTGATCACCGAAGCCATTAAGCGTGCCAATGGCAACCTTTCCGAGGCCGCACGTATGCTCGGGGTCAAACGCGCCTACGTTTCCTATCGGATTAAAAATCGTCACCAAGACCACTCCTGTTGCTAG
- the gap gene encoding type I glyceraldehyde-3-phosphate dehydrogenase, with translation MIRIGINGYGRIGRCVLRAIHENNLAREFQIVAINDLSDFDLLAHLTEFDSTHGYFNAKISQQQGELSVNGQVSKLIAEKEPAKIPWSDLQVDLVLECTGKFKQADLVRQHLSAGAPKVLVSHPVKEACATIVYGVNHQTLTTQHQIISNASCTTNCLAPVAKVLQDTIGIEHGYMTTIHAYTNAQALLDKASGDYYRSRAAAQSMIPTKTGAAAAVGLVLPELAGKLDGMAVRVPTANVSLIDCQFMMQRDTSVEEVNQALKQAAETQMQSVLSFNERPLVSIDFNHNPHSSIFDATQTRVTGRHVKVMSWYDNEWGFANRMLDAARYIVSL, from the coding sequence ATGATTCGCATAGGTATTAACGGTTACGGGCGTATTGGACGCTGCGTTTTGCGTGCTATTCATGAAAATAATCTCGCCCGAGAGTTTCAGATAGTGGCGATAAACGACCTTTCAGATTTTGACCTGCTGGCGCATTTAACTGAATTTGATTCCACGCACGGCTACTTTAACGCGAAGATTAGTCAACAACAGGGTGAACTGAGTGTTAACGGCCAGGTCAGTAAGCTTATTGCCGAAAAAGAACCCGCTAAAATTCCTTGGTCTGATCTTCAGGTGGATTTGGTATTGGAGTGTACGGGTAAATTTAAACAAGCAGATCTAGTGCGTCAGCACCTGAGTGCAGGAGCACCGAAAGTGCTGGTCAGTCACCCCGTAAAAGAAGCTTGTGCAACTATTGTCTATGGCGTCAACCATCAGACTTTAACAACACAGCACCAAATCATTTCCAATGCCTCTTGCACTACCAACTGTTTAGCGCCGGTTGCGAAAGTGTTGCAGGATACGATCGGCATCGAACATGGCTATATGACGACCATCCACGCCTACACCAATGCACAGGCTTTATTAGATAAAGCCAGTGGTGACTACTATCGATCCAGAGCCGCGGCGCAATCAATGATTCCAACCAAAACTGGCGCCGCTGCAGCGGTCGGTTTAGTACTACCGGAATTAGCCGGTAAATTAGATGGTATGGCTGTGCGCGTACCTACCGCTAATGTCTCTTTGATAGATTGTCAGTTTATGATGCAGCGTGACACCAGTGTCGAGGAGGTAAATCAAGCGCTCAAACAGGCAGCGGAAACACAAATGCAATCTGTGCTCAGTTTCAATGAACGCCCGCTGGTCTCTATCGATTTTAATCACAATCCACATTCCAGTATTTTTGATGCGACTCAAACTCGCGTGACGGGGCGTCATGTCAAGGTCATGAGTTGGTACGATAACGAATGGGGCTTTGCGAACCGTATGTTGGATGCGGCGCGCTATATTGTCAGTCTTTAG
- the cysZ gene encoding sulfate transporter CysZ, translating into MRGNFFKGLGYLYQGAGLLCKPGIWHYVVIPLVINILLFSAIIYYAYHQFNAWVVYLLNWLPSWLSFIDWLLWTIFAALVTLLVVFGFSLLANLIAAPFNGFLAEAVEKYLTGEPLTVSPRPLTLEIIASLWRELVKISYYLPRALALLLLGFIPVINTVAPLLWLLFGTWMLAIQYVDYPMDNNRISFDRMKLLLKEQRLTPIGFGSSVLMASLIPLVNLIVMPAAVAGATLCWVNEFRGQANNPSVQRSN; encoded by the coding sequence ATGCGGGGTAATTTTTTCAAGGGTTTGGGATATCTTTACCAAGGTGCCGGTTTATTATGCAAACCGGGTATCTGGCATTATGTCGTTATCCCGCTGGTGATTAATATCTTGCTGTTTTCGGCGATTATTTATTACGCCTACCATCAGTTTAACGCCTGGGTGGTTTATCTGTTGAACTGGCTGCCTTCCTGGCTGAGTTTTATCGATTGGTTGTTATGGACGATCTTTGCTGCGCTCGTTACCCTGTTAGTGGTGTTCGGCTTTAGTCTGTTAGCGAATTTAATTGCCGCACCCTTTAACGGATTTTTAGCGGAAGCGGTTGAGAAATATTTAACGGGTGAGCCTTTGACTGTCTCGCCCCGACCTTTAACGCTGGAAATTATCGCTAGCCTGTGGCGTGAACTGGTTAAGATTTCCTACTATTTACCGCGCGCACTTGCGCTGTTGTTACTCGGATTTATTCCGGTGATTAATACTGTGGCACCCTTGCTTTGGCTTCTTTTTGGCACCTGGATGCTGGCCATTCAATATGTGGATTATCCGATGGATAATAATCGCATCAGCTTTGACCGTATGAAATTGTTGCTGAAAGAGCAAAGATTAACGCCCATTGGCTTCGGTAGTTCGGTGCTGATGGCTTCTCTCATTCCGCTGGTTAATTTGATCGTGATGCCTGCTGCGGTGGCAGGTGCAACTCTGTGTTGGGTAAATGAATTTCGCGGTCAAGCTAACAATCCCTCGGTGCAACGGTCTAATTAA
- a CDS encoding RNA polymerase sigma factor codes for MDQFLESVERRAYSIAKMAVGHREEALDIVQDAMLKLVQLYADKPEQEWRCLFFKILQSRIRDWYRRNKVRNRWRVWLDKLGFGEEEDEDPLARFADQTTLEPSHDLGNERSRQALNNTLEKLPLRQQQAFLLRAWEGLSEEETAIVMSCSKGSVKTHYSRAREALKYALEGYAP; via the coding sequence ATGGATCAATTTTTAGAATCGGTGGAGCGCCGTGCCTATAGTATCGCCAAAATGGCGGTGGGACACAGGGAAGAGGCGCTCGACATCGTTCAGGATGCGATGCTCAAATTGGTACAGCTGTATGCCGACAAACCCGAGCAGGAGTGGCGCTGCCTATTTTTCAAAATTTTGCAAAGTCGCATTCGTGACTGGTATCGTCGTAACAAAGTGCGTAACCGTTGGCGCGTCTGGCTAGATAAACTGGGCTTCGGTGAGGAAGAGGATGAAGACCCCTTAGCAAGGTTTGCCGATCAAACCACTTTGGAGCCGAGCCACGACCTGGGTAATGAACGCAGCAGGCAGGCCTTGAATAACACCCTGGAGAAGTTACCCCTGCGACAGCAACAGGCTTTTTTATTACGTGCCTGGGAGGGACTCAGTGAAGAGGAGACGGCGATTGTGATGAGTTGTTCGAAGGGCAGCGTGAAAACACATTATTCACGCGCACGTGAAGCATTAAAGTATGCATTGGAGGGTTATGCGCCATGA
- a CDS encoding DUF3106 domain-containing protein, which yields MNKLIGLLALLLLSSSWLHANTGVTWEQLSKQEQRLLQRFSENWAQLPTEKQERLQKGAKRLAAMPAAKRKAAYKRFKHWQSLPEEKREQLRKRYQEFKKLTPQQQRRVIKARERFKQLDQQQREQLQRKWRTMTPQQKRKVLSRD from the coding sequence ATGAATAAACTGATAGGTTTATTAGCGCTTCTGCTGCTGAGCAGTAGTTGGCTGCATGCCAATACCGGTGTCACTTGGGAGCAATTATCTAAACAGGAACAGCGGTTACTGCAAAGGTTCTCTGAAAATTGGGCGCAATTACCGACAGAAAAACAGGAGCGCCTGCAAAAAGGCGCAAAACGCCTGGCTGCAATGCCAGCCGCCAAGCGTAAAGCCGCCTATAAGCGCTTCAAACACTGGCAGTCGCTACCGGAGGAAAAACGGGAACAGCTTCGCAAACGCTATCAAGAGTTCAAGAAACTGACACCACAGCAGCAGCGCCGCGTAATCAAAGCGCGTGAACGCTTTAAACAACTCGATCAACAACAGCGCGAACAGTTACAAAGAAAGTGGCGCACCATGACGCCACAGCAAAAACGAAAAGTGTTGTCCAGGGATTAA
- a CDS encoding cold-shock protein has translation MSKGTVKWFNADKGYGFITPADGGKDLFVHHSEIKSGGGYATLNDGQEVEFEIGQGQKGPCANNVVPV, from the coding sequence ATGAGTAAAGGTACAGTGAAGTGGTTCAATGCAGACAAGGGTTACGGGTTCATCACTCCAGCGGATGGAGGTAAAGATCTTTTTGTACACCATTCAGAAATTAAAAGTGGCGGCGGCTATGCGACCCTAAATGACGGTCAAGAAGTTGAGTTTGAAATTGGCCAAGGTCAGAAAGGGCCATGTGCAAATAATGTGGTTCCGGTATAG
- a CDS encoding PPOX class F420-dependent oxidoreductase produces MSIPIPKSHLDLLEGPIYVQLATHMKDGSIQVNPVWCSYDGEHILINSALGRIKDKNMQANPMVTVFAGDPSNPYRWLEVRGVVVEITQDGADAHIDDLAELYLGQRPYPFREDGEVRMIYKIQPQRVQPFAM; encoded by the coding sequence ATGAGCATTCCAATACCTAAGTCACACCTGGATTTACTTGAAGGTCCTATATACGTGCAATTAGCGACTCATATGAAGGATGGCTCGATACAGGTCAATCCGGTCTGGTGTAGCTACGATGGCGAACATATTTTAATCAATTCAGCGCTTGGCAGGATCAAAGACAAAAATATGCAGGCCAACCCCATGGTTACTGTTTTTGCGGGCGATCCGAGTAATCCCTACCGCTGGCTGGAAGTGCGTGGCGTAGTTGTGGAGATCACCCAGGATGGCGCTGACGCGCATATTGATGATCTAGCGGAACTCTATCTGGGACAACGTCCTTACCCGTTCCGTGAGGACGGTGAGGTTCGAATGATCTATAAAATCCAGCCACAAAGAGTACAACCCTTTGCCATGTAG
- a CDS encoding glutathione peroxidase yields MLTNKEGQSVPKVTFRTRANNDWVNITSDELFAGKTVVVFSLPGAFTPTCSSTHLPRYNELAKTFYANGVDDIVCISVNDGFVMEAWQKDQHAENVKIIPDGNGEFTDGMGMLVDKNDLGFGKRSWRYSMLVKDGVVEKMFIEPEKPGDPFEVSDADTMLNYINCNAEKPEFITLFTKEGCGHCTRAKQLLQAHGMDYEEVKLGNGITTRSLRAVSGNATTPQVFIGGKLIGSADDLESYFKS; encoded by the coding sequence ATGCTTACTAACAAAGAAGGTCAAAGTGTACCTAAAGTCACCTTTCGCACCCGTGCCAACAACGACTGGGTGAATATCACCAGCGATGAGTTGTTTGCGGGTAAAACCGTTGTTGTATTCTCATTACCTGGTGCATTCACGCCTACCTGCTCATCGACACATTTACCCAGATATAACGAACTGGCGAAAACCTTTTATGCAAATGGTGTCGATGACATTGTTTGTATATCGGTAAATGATGGTTTCGTGATGGAAGCCTGGCAAAAGGATCAACATGCGGAAAACGTTAAAATTATACCCGATGGTAACGGAGAATTTACCGACGGTATGGGTATGCTGGTTGATAAAAACGATCTTGGTTTCGGCAAACGTTCCTGGCGCTATTCCATGCTGGTCAAAGATGGTGTCGTTGAAAAAATGTTCATTGAGCCGGAAAAACCTGGTGACCCCTTCGAGGTTTCCGATGCCGACACTATGCTTAACTACATAAATTGTAATGCCGAGAAACCAGAGTTTATTACGCTTTTCACTAAGGAGGGTTGCGGTCACTGCACTCGCGCCAAGCAATTGTTACAAGCGCATGGCATGGACTATGAAGAGGTAAAATTAGGTAACGGCATAACCACCCGCAGTCTGCGCGCGGTATCTGGAAATGCGACAACACCCCAGGTATTTATCGGTGGCAAGCTAATTGGCAGTGCCGATGATTTAGAGTCGTATTTTAAATCATAG